A region of Desulfolithobacter dissulfuricans DNA encodes the following proteins:
- a CDS encoding ABC transporter permease subunit, producing MLGFLLRKIGILIPTFFGVTVVAFIFIRMLPGDPVMLMAGERGMSEERHAELMHQYGFDRPAWQQYTIYVGDLLHGDFGTSIITRKPVLQEFLTLFPATVELSLCAIFIAVFIGLPAGMIAAVKRGSWFDHTVMTGALTGYSMPIFWWGLLLIILFSGILGWTPVSGRISLLYYFEPKTGFMLIDSLLSGQERAFRSAVSHLILPSIVLGTIPLAVIARQTRSAMLEVLGEDYVRTARAKGLGPGRVIGLHALRNAMIPVITVIGLQVGVLFAGAILTETIFSWPGIGKWMVDSIFRRDYPSVQGGLLLIAAVVMLVNLVVDLLYGLINPQIRHSD from the coding sequence ATGCTTGGATTTCTGCTGCGTAAAATAGGTATCCTGATCCCGACCTTTTTCGGGGTCACCGTGGTTGCCTTTATCTTCATCCGCATGCTCCCCGGCGATCCCGTAATGCTCATGGCCGGCGAAAGGGGTATGAGCGAGGAGCGCCATGCCGAGCTCATGCACCAGTACGGGTTTGACCGGCCGGCCTGGCAGCAGTACACCATCTATGTGGGTGACCTGCTGCACGGTGATTTCGGCACCTCCATTATCACCAGAAAACCGGTGCTGCAGGAATTTCTCACCCTGTTCCCCGCCACGGTGGAGCTCTCGCTCTGCGCCATTTTCATCGCCGTGTTCATCGGTCTGCCTGCCGGGATGATCGCCGCGGTCAAACGCGGTTCCTGGTTTGATCACACGGTGATGACCGGGGCGCTCACCGGCTATTCCATGCCCATTTTCTGGTGGGGGCTGCTGCTGATCATCCTTTTTTCCGGTATCCTTGGCTGGACGCCGGTCTCCGGGCGTATTTCCCTGCTCTACTATTTCGAGCCGAAAACCGGCTTCATGCTCATCGACAGCCTGCTGTCCGGCCAGGAAAGGGCCTTCCGTTCGGCCGTCTCCCACCTGATCCTGCCTTCCATCGTTCTTGGCACCATTCCCCTGGCGGTCATTGCCCGACAGACCCGTTCCGCCATGCTGGAAGTACTGGGCGAGGATTATGTGCGCACGGCCAGGGCCAAGGGGCTGGGGCCTGGCCGGGTGATCGGCCTGCATGCCCTGCGTAACGCCATGATTCCGGTGATCACCGTGATAGGTCTCCAGGTGGGGGTCCTCTTTGCCGGGGCCATCCTCACCGAGACCATCTTTTCCTGGCCCGGGATCGGCAAGTGGATGGTGGATTCCATTTTCCGCCGGGATTACCCGTCCGTCCAGGGCGGCCTGCTTCTCATTGCCGCGGTGGTGATGCTGGTCAACCTGGTCGTGGACCTGCTCTACGGCCTGATCAACCCGCAAATCAGACATTCGGACTGA
- a CDS encoding ABC transporter permease subunit, translated as MYQEVTEPFDSRPTGRMALMAEFWSYFRENRGAVAGLIFFITIIIVAVFADFVAPHAPNEQFRDALLQPPFWQDGGSLRFPLGTDAVGRDMLSRLIYGARFSLFIGCVVVSVSLFIGVFLGLMAGYFRGWVDTLIMRIMDVVLAFPSLLLALVLVALLGPSLINAMIAIAIVQQPHYVRLTRAAVMGEMSRDYVTAARVIGVRTLRLMFLTVLPNCMAPLIVQAALSFSTAILDAAALGFLGMGAQPPTPEWGTMLAEAREFILRAWWVVTFPGLAILSTVLAINLMGDGLRDALDPKLKRS; from the coding sequence ATGTATCAGGAAGTGACAGAACCCTTTGACAGCCGCCCCACCGGCCGGATGGCCCTGATGGCCGAGTTCTGGTCCTATTTCAGGGAGAACCGGGGTGCAGTGGCCGGGCTGATCTTTTTCATCACCATCATCATTGTGGCTGTCTTTGCCGATTTCGTTGCCCCGCATGCCCCTAACGAGCAGTTCCGGGACGCGCTCCTCCAGCCGCCGTTCTGGCAGGATGGCGGTTCGCTGCGTTTCCCGCTCGGCACCGACGCAGTGGGCCGGGACATGCTCTCCCGGCTGATTTACGGGGCCCGTTTCTCCCTGTTCATCGGCTGCGTGGTGGTGTCCGTCTCCCTGTTCATCGGCGTTTTTTTAGGCCTCATGGCCGGTTATTTTCGCGGCTGGGTCGATACGCTCATCATGCGCATCATGGATGTGGTCCTGGCCTTTCCCAGTCTGCTCCTGGCCCTGGTGCTCGTCGCCCTGCTCGGTCCCAGCCTGATCAACGCCATGATCGCCATCGCCATTGTCCAGCAGCCCCATTACGTCCGCCTCACGCGGGCCGCGGTCATGGGGGAGATGTCCAGGGATTATGTCACCGCCGCCCGGGTGATCGGGGTGCGGACGCTGAGACTCATGTTTCTCACCGTGCTGCCCAACTGCATGGCCCCGCTTATTGTCCAGGCCGCGCTCAGTTTTTCCACCGCCATCCTCGATGCCGCCGCCCTCGGGTTCCTGGGCATGGGAGCCCAGCCTCCCACGCCGGAATGGGGCACCATGCTGGCCGAGGCGCGGGAGTTTATCCTCCGGGCCTGGTGGGTGGTCACCTTTCCCGGCCTGGCCATTCTCTCCACGGTCCTGGCTATCAATCTGATGGGAGACGGGTTGCGCGATGCCCTGGATCCCAAGCTGAAAAGGTCCTGA
- a CDS encoding ABC transporter ATP-binding protein translates to MALLEIENLTVSFRTGGGLFTAVDRISLGIDPGEVVSIVGESGSGKSVAMLALMGLLPWTARVEADRMVFDGQDLLTLAPRQRRRIIGREITMIFQEPMTSLNPCFTVGFQLTEALKVHLGMDRRHRRARAVELLNQVGIPEPEKRLSAFPHQLSGGMCQRVMIAMAIACRPRLLIADEPTTALDVTIQAQILDLLMHLQKENDMALVLITHDMGVVAETARQVVVQYAGQQVERQDVRDLFVSPHHPYTAALLSALPERATSKKLPSIPGVVPGQFDKPTGCLFSPRCRYATDLCREKIPPRADRELGYALCHYPLRDGVPLGHPGTTAATEEV, encoded by the coding sequence ATGGCCCTGCTTGAAATAGAAAATCTCACCGTGTCCTTTCGTACCGGCGGCGGCCTGTTCACGGCCGTGGATCGTATATCGCTTGGTATCGATCCCGGCGAGGTGGTGTCCATTGTCGGCGAGTCGGGATCCGGCAAATCCGTGGCCATGCTGGCCCTCATGGGACTTCTGCCCTGGACGGCCCGGGTGGAGGCCGATCGGATGGTCTTTGACGGTCAGGACCTGCTCACCCTGGCCCCCCGTCAGCGACGGCGGATCATCGGCCGGGAGATCACCATGATTTTTCAGGAACCCATGACCAGTCTCAACCCCTGTTTCACGGTGGGGTTTCAGCTCACCGAAGCCCTCAAGGTGCACCTGGGCATGGACCGGCGTCATCGCCGGGCACGGGCCGTGGAGCTTCTCAATCAGGTCGGCATTCCAGAGCCGGAAAAGCGGCTGTCCGCCTTTCCGCACCAGCTCTCCGGCGGCATGTGCCAGCGGGTTATGATCGCCATGGCCATTGCCTGCAGGCCCAGGCTGCTGATCGCCGACGAGCCGACCACGGCCCTGGATGTCACCATCCAGGCCCAGATCCTTGATCTGCTCATGCATCTGCAGAAAGAAAACGACATGGCCCTGGTCCTGATCACCCATGACATGGGGGTGGTGGCCGAGACAGCCCGGCAGGTGGTGGTCCAGTACGCCGGTCAGCAGGTGGAGCGGCAGGATGTGCGGGACCTCTTTGTCAGCCCGCACCATCCCTACACCGCGGCCCTGCTCTCGGCCCTGCCCGAGCGGGCAACGTCAAAGAAACTGCCCTCCATCCCCGGGGTGGTGCCGGGTCAGTTCGACAAGCCCACCGGCTGCCTCTTCTCACCGCGCTGTCGGTATGCCACCGATCTGTGCCGGGAAAAGATCCCGCCCAGGGCGGACAGGGAGCTGGGGTATGCCCTGTGCCATTATCCCCTTCGGGACGGGGTGCCGCTGGGCCATCCGGGAACCACGGCTGCCACGGAGGAGGTGTGA
- a CDS encoding ABC transporter ATP-binding protein produces MSEVVLRAENLSRHYEVSRGTFRRPAVLKALSQASFILRRSRTLAVVGESGCGKSTLARLVTMIEPPTSGSLELHDVDVARASREEIRHLHGKVQIVFQDPYGSLNPRQKIGLALEEPLLVNTDMAKEERLRAAYEMLEQVGLRPEHYDRYPHMFSGGQRQRIAIARALMLQPEILVLDEPVSALDVSIQAQILNLLVDLQERYNLAYLFISHDLSVVRHIADEVMVMYLGRPIEFGSRDAVFAQPLHPYTRALLSATPVADPFHKKERIMLRGELPSPMDPPSGCAFHPRCPETVDICRRQAPELRTIGSCQVACHLA; encoded by the coding sequence ATGTCTGAGGTGGTGCTGCGGGCAGAGAATCTGTCCCGTCATTACGAGGTGTCGCGGGGTACGTTTCGCCGGCCGGCGGTGCTCAAGGCACTCAGCCAGGCCAGTTTCATCCTCAGACGTTCCAGGACCCTGGCGGTGGTGGGGGAGTCGGGCTGCGGCAAGTCCACCCTGGCCCGCCTGGTGACCATGATCGAACCGCCCACCTCAGGTAGTCTGGAACTGCACGATGTCGATGTGGCCCGGGCCAGCCGTGAGGAGATTCGCCACCTGCACGGCAAGGTGCAGATCGTGTTCCAGGATCCCTACGGTTCACTCAATCCCCGTCAGAAGATCGGCCTGGCCCTGGAAGAACCCCTGCTGGTCAACACGGATATGGCCAAAGAAGAACGGTTGCGGGCGGCCTATGAAATGCTCGAGCAGGTGGGGCTGCGGCCCGAGCATTACGACCGTTATCCGCACATGTTTTCCGGCGGCCAGCGCCAGCGAATCGCCATTGCCCGCGCCCTCATGCTTCAGCCCGAGATTCTGGTCCTGGACGAACCGGTTTCGGCCCTGGACGTCTCCATCCAGGCCCAGATCCTCAATCTGCTGGTGGACCTGCAGGAGCGCTACAACCTGGCCTATCTCTTCATCAGCCACGATCTGTCCGTGGTTCGGCATATCGCTGACGAGGTGATGGTCATGTACCTGGGCCGCCCCATAGAGTTCGGCTCCCGCGATGCTGTCTTCGCCCAGCCCCTGCACCCCTATACCCGGGCCCTGCTCTCGGCCACGCCGGTGGCCGATCCCTTCCATAAAAAGGAGAGGATCATGCTCCGGGGGGAGCTGCCTTCACCCATGGATCCGCCGTCGGGCTGCGCCTTCCATCCGCGCTGTCCGGAAACGGTTGATATCTGCCGGCGCCAGGCCCCGGAGTTGCGGACCATCGGCTCCTGCCAGGTGGCCTGCCATCTCGCCTGA